From the genome of Anopheles moucheti chromosome 3, idAnoMoucSN_F20_07, whole genome shotgun sequence, one region includes:
- the LOC128305171 gene encoding putative uncharacterized protein DDB_G0277255 isoform X1, whose amino-acid sequence MMALNIAVPMSGVGDLLEGFGLLSPISPVSIDFRSSMKNPLSPVGSESSGVSSLDLEDIKKQMPTLLDENEEDGTSGAGNTPSNSASLSAATTMSTTSSRTCSTSSSSSSSASDDYANQLDENEPTLSEKSVENSAPVSTSPSAELLGSSEKESNDPATTTMDDALLLELLNLTKEPSELPLFSPKTTKEPIFTLPRQSVICNNRDILDLGSNIRPQGSGGTGEFAFQFAELPVTNNIQFFLQNRSQYHRLGPYGNVQEFRMETCPCCDFQYPVNAVGANSSAAPINQTCGTASLSNLNANQIYGNLQQQQQQQQQLRLQQQQLQMQYAYRFNNNNGNSVPARDYNMYPQTSNGIGGNGNTAGGLQSSRFNNVAYGSGNVAGGSLPNAQNGIAGSGSNSGFFNNNLLGRDQFNHMGPMGMQYNNTGANHKGMSQSNGTSSQSSGLRPQQQYDMVQQQKQCVNNYLLAASNSVAMPASTNAAVRLQQQQSQQASHYYKKSSSMRYGVAGPAGVNNMPSGSNWKNSMASNTAIQDTATKLMMELNKIQQQSPYYVPFQ is encoded by the exons ATG ATGGCTCTCAATATTGCTGTTCCGATGTCGGGAGTAGGCGATCTCTTGGAAGGATTCGGATTGTTGTCGCCGATTTCCCCCGTGAGCATTGACTTTCGCAGCAGCATGAAGAACCCGCTATCACCCGTTGGCAGCGAATCCAGCGGCGTCAGCTCTTTGGATTTGGAAGACATCAAG AAACAAATGCCAACCTTGCTGGACGAGAATGAAGAAGACGGAACATCTGGTGCGGGAAATACGCCTTCAAACTCAGCATCGCTGTCCGCTGCAACGACCATGTCGACAACATCTTCTAGAACTTGTTCCacttcttcctcctcctcgtctTCGGCTTCAGATGACTATGCCAACCAGTTGGACGAAAATGAACCAACATTATCGGAAAAATCAGTCGAAAATAGTGCCCCAGTATCCACTTCACCTTCAGCAGAATTACTTGGATCCAGTGAAAAGGAATCGAACGACCCTGCGACTACCACCATGGACGATGCATTATTGCTTGAGCTGCTGAACTTGACGAAAGAACCCAGCGAACTGCCgttattttcgcccaagactacGAAGGAACCTATCTTCACCTTGCCGCGTCAATCGGTTATTTGCAACAATCGCGACATTCTTGACCTGGGCAGCAATATTCGCCCGCAAGGTAGTGGTGGTACCGGTGAATTCGCATTCCAGTTTGCCGAACTGCCGGTAACAAACAATATTCAATTCTTTCTTCAAAACCGGTCCCAGTACCATCGTCTTGGGCCATATGGTAATGTACAAGAATTTCGCATGGAAACGTGCCCGTGTTGTGATTTCCAATATCCGGTGAATGCTGTTGGGGCAAATTCATCAGCTGCTCCCATTAATCAGACTTGTGGTACCGCAAGCTTGTCTAACCTGAACGCAAATCAAATTTATGGCAAtctgcaacaacagcaacagcagcagcaacaattgCGActccagcaacaacagctgcAAATGCAGTATGCCTATCggttcaacaacaacaacggcaactcTGTGCCGGCACGTGACTACAACATGTACCCACAAACATCTAACGGAATTGGAGGAAATGGCAATACTGCAGGAGGGCTTCAGTCCTCACGGTTTAACAACGTTGCTTATGGATCAGGGAATGTTGCCGGCGGATCTTTGCCCAATGCACAGAATGGAATCGCTGGATCGGGATCAAACAGTGGTTTCTTCAACAATAATCTATTGGGACGCGATCAGTTCAATCATATGGGACCGATGGGAATGCAGTATAATAACACCGGTGCCAATCATAAAGGAATGTCGCAATCGAACGGTACATCGTCACAATCATCTGGACTTCGTCCACAGCAGCAATACGATATggtgcagcaacaaaaacaatgtgTTAACAATTATTTGTTGGCAGCTTCTAATTCTGTTGCCATGCCGGCTTCTACTAATGCTGCTGTACGtctgcagcaacaacagtcaCAGCAGGCTTCTCATTACTATAAGAAAAGCTCATCGATGCGTTATGGTGTAGCGGGACCTGCTGGAGTCAACAACATGCCGTCTGGTTCTAACTGGAAAAATTCAATGGCATCTAACACCGCGATTCAGGACACCGCGACCAAGCTGATGATGGAATTGAACAAAATACAGCAACAATCCCCATACTACGTACCTTTCCAGTAA
- the LOC128305171 gene encoding putative uncharacterized protein DDB_G0277255 isoform X2 produces the protein MALNIAVPMSGVGDLLEGFGLLSPISPVSIDFRSSMKNPLSPVGSESSGVSSLDLEDIKKQMPTLLDENEEDGTSGAGNTPSNSASLSAATTMSTTSSRTCSTSSSSSSSASDDYANQLDENEPTLSEKSVENSAPVSTSPSAELLGSSEKESNDPATTTMDDALLLELLNLTKEPSELPLFSPKTTKEPIFTLPRQSVICNNRDILDLGSNIRPQGSGGTGEFAFQFAELPVTNNIQFFLQNRSQYHRLGPYGNVQEFRMETCPCCDFQYPVNAVGANSSAAPINQTCGTASLSNLNANQIYGNLQQQQQQQQQLRLQQQQLQMQYAYRFNNNNGNSVPARDYNMYPQTSNGIGGNGNTAGGLQSSRFNNVAYGSGNVAGGSLPNAQNGIAGSGSNSGFFNNNLLGRDQFNHMGPMGMQYNNTGANHKGMSQSNGTSSQSSGLRPQQQYDMVQQQKQCVNNYLLAASNSVAMPASTNAAVRLQQQQSQQASHYYKKSSSMRYGVAGPAGVNNMPSGSNWKNSMASNTAIQDTATKLMMELNKIQQQSPYYVPFQ, from the exons ATGGCTCTCAATATTGCTGTTCCGATGTCGGGAGTAGGCGATCTCTTGGAAGGATTCGGATTGTTGTCGCCGATTTCCCCCGTGAGCATTGACTTTCGCAGCAGCATGAAGAACCCGCTATCACCCGTTGGCAGCGAATCCAGCGGCGTCAGCTCTTTGGATTTGGAAGACATCAAG AAACAAATGCCAACCTTGCTGGACGAGAATGAAGAAGACGGAACATCTGGTGCGGGAAATACGCCTTCAAACTCAGCATCGCTGTCCGCTGCAACGACCATGTCGACAACATCTTCTAGAACTTGTTCCacttcttcctcctcctcgtctTCGGCTTCAGATGACTATGCCAACCAGTTGGACGAAAATGAACCAACATTATCGGAAAAATCAGTCGAAAATAGTGCCCCAGTATCCACTTCACCTTCAGCAGAATTACTTGGATCCAGTGAAAAGGAATCGAACGACCCTGCGACTACCACCATGGACGATGCATTATTGCTTGAGCTGCTGAACTTGACGAAAGAACCCAGCGAACTGCCgttattttcgcccaagactacGAAGGAACCTATCTTCACCTTGCCGCGTCAATCGGTTATTTGCAACAATCGCGACATTCTTGACCTGGGCAGCAATATTCGCCCGCAAGGTAGTGGTGGTACCGGTGAATTCGCATTCCAGTTTGCCGAACTGCCGGTAACAAACAATATTCAATTCTTTCTTCAAAACCGGTCCCAGTACCATCGTCTTGGGCCATATGGTAATGTACAAGAATTTCGCATGGAAACGTGCCCGTGTTGTGATTTCCAATATCCGGTGAATGCTGTTGGGGCAAATTCATCAGCTGCTCCCATTAATCAGACTTGTGGTACCGCAAGCTTGTCTAACCTGAACGCAAATCAAATTTATGGCAAtctgcaacaacagcaacagcagcagcaacaattgCGActccagcaacaacagctgcAAATGCAGTATGCCTATCggttcaacaacaacaacggcaactcTGTGCCGGCACGTGACTACAACATGTACCCACAAACATCTAACGGAATTGGAGGAAATGGCAATACTGCAGGAGGGCTTCAGTCCTCACGGTTTAACAACGTTGCTTATGGATCAGGGAATGTTGCCGGCGGATCTTTGCCCAATGCACAGAATGGAATCGCTGGATCGGGATCAAACAGTGGTTTCTTCAACAATAATCTATTGGGACGCGATCAGTTCAATCATATGGGACCGATGGGAATGCAGTATAATAACACCGGTGCCAATCATAAAGGAATGTCGCAATCGAACGGTACATCGTCACAATCATCTGGACTTCGTCCACAGCAGCAATACGATATggtgcagcaacaaaaacaatgtgTTAACAATTATTTGTTGGCAGCTTCTAATTCTGTTGCCATGCCGGCTTCTACTAATGCTGCTGTACGtctgcagcaacaacagtcaCAGCAGGCTTCTCATTACTATAAGAAAAGCTCATCGATGCGTTATGGTGTAGCGGGACCTGCTGGAGTCAACAACATGCCGTCTGGTTCTAACTGGAAAAATTCAATGGCATCTAACACCGCGATTCAGGACACCGCGACCAAGCTGATGATGGAATTGAACAAAATACAGCAACAATCCCCATACTACGTACCTTTCCAGTAA
- the LOC128304394 gene encoding uncharacterized protein LOC128304394, which translates to MCSRIAKAMDKRSICRLCINEVNPDDPDVRFLLDETIQKALNHVFPFEIYYSVDLPVNICKNCSWNVLDFLSYSEIVQHNQKKLASQLLPDQVQNCNVNQELDMGDIGQNINAKERPTNRSEEYVDNMTMVNCKKEIDDILVTNEIHPDSIDYSYETLAEFIGSVTCEKYEIVPSVYDETPECSNSSNTCDDLSDISVTKNESPQFDNAINKKDGKNVRRMPHKRIPMKRKTRRNKTKSRVIKKTKHTVETSGDYFCSKCDRKFSILQELRYHRQNHIETCTICKKTLNHKSMRKHKETQHKSNKLQMYVKSFPDLRDTRGTRIRDTQSKI; encoded by the exons ATGTGTTCGCGTATCGCAAAAGCAATGGACAAACGAAGCATATGTAGATTATGTATCAACGAAGTCAATCCGGATGATCCTGATGTTcgctttcttttagatgaaacGATACAAAAAGCGTTAAACCATGTGTTTCCATTCGAA ATATACTACAGCGTGGACTTGCCCGTCAATATCTGCAAGAACTGCTCATGGAATGTGTTGGACTTCCTCAGTTACAGCGAGATAGTGCAACACAATCAGAAAAAGCTTGCCAGCCAACTATTGCCAGACCAAGTTCAAAACTGCAACGTAAATCAAGAACTGGACATGGGAGACATTGGTCAGAACATTAACGCAAAAGAGCGACCTACAAATCGGTCGGAAGAATATGTTGATAATATGACAATGGTAAActgcaaaaaagaaattgacGATATTTTGGTGACGAATGAAATTCACCCAGATTCAATTGATTATTCGTATGAAACCTTGGCAGAATTTATTGGAAGCGTAACCTGTGAAAAATACGAAATCGTTCCATCTGTTTACGACGAAACGCCCGAATGTTCGAACAGTTCGAACACTTGCGATGACTTGAGCGACATATCTGTGACTAAAAACGAATCCCCCCAATTCGACAATGCCATAAACAAGAAagatggtaaaaatgttcGCAGAATGCCACATAAGCGAATACCAATGAAGAGAAAGACCAGGAGAAACAAAACTAAGTCGCGTGTCattaaaaaaaccaaacacaccgtAGAAACTAGTGGTGATTATTTTTGCAGCAAATGCGATAGGAAATTCAGTATTCTGCAGGAACTGCGGTACCATAGACAAAATCATATCGAAACATGTACCATCTGtaagaaaacgttaaaccatAAAAGCATGCGTAAACATAAAGAAACGCagcacaaaagcaacaaacttCAAATGTATGTAAAGTCATTTCCCGACTTACGCGACACTCGAGGTACGCGAATTCGAGATACTCAAtctaaaatttaa
- the LOC128301352 gene encoding uncharacterized protein LOC128301352 isoform X1: protein MLSTKMKDDVCRLCLAVLDPEDSGCSVLNDRFRQALDNVFTFEISADKDLPVNTCKQCSWNVFDFQSYSELVKKNQEILEKGLPRNDQNESTTEEITVVNGMGDTNQNNVTNDSEPFNSSQPEEKHPVDTNITPIGNELSLDDVKVAYEIHPDHESSTMLEQDAGKPYSDMVCEEYVITPCEAEENSNHTIMESALEKNILPTRVRFADEDKNDISDSDEPSQKKNKISTPGCAAARDIVRRNNLVDDLYNASSNVHKEVMRVLNDRDNEMHPCAQCEKKFASKWQLDYHKQEHMIIKCPFCRKTVSAKTLNSHITSHQDALRCNTCKTKFINQRSFKLHKNSCAKDDHA, encoded by the exons ATGCTAA GTACAAAAATGAAGGATGATGTTTGCAGACTTTGTTTGGCTGTTTTGGATCCTGAGGATAGTGGCTGCTCAGTGTTAAACGATAGGTTCCGGCAGGCTCTTGATAATGTTTTCACATTTGAG ATAAGTGCCGACAAGGATTTGCCCGTAAACACTTGTAAACAATGTTCATGGAACGTATTCGACTTTCAAAGCTACAGcgagttagttaaaaaaaatcaggaaATACTCGAAAAGGGACTTCCACGGAATGACCAAAACGAATCAACCACAGAAGAGATTACTGTAGTTAACGGCATGGGCGATACAAATCAAAATAATGTTACAAATGACTCCGAACCATTCAACTCATCTCAACCGGAAGAGAAACATCCAGTTGACACCAACATTACACCTATAGGCAATGAGCTTTCTTTGGATGATGTGAAAGTAGCGTATGAAATACATCCAGATCATGAAAGTTCAACAATGCTAGAACAAGATGCTGGTAAACCGTATTCAGATATGGTTTGTGAAGAATACGTAATCACTCCGTGTGAAGCGGAGGAGAACTCAAACCACACAATAATGGAATCAGCCCTCGAAAAGAATATCCTCCCGACTAGGGTTCGATTTGCAGACGAGGATAAAAACGACATTTCTGACTCTGATGAACCTTCccagaagaagaataaaataagCACACCAGGATGTGCAGCTGCACGGGACATTGTGAGGAGGAACAATTTAGTGGATGATTTATATAACGCATCATCAAACGTTCACAAAGAGGTCATGCGCGTTTTAAACGATCGAGACAATGAAATGCACCCTTGTGCACAATGCGAGAAAAAGTTTGCATCCAAATGGCAGTTAGATTATCATAAGCAAGAACACATGATTATAAAATGCCCATTTTGCCGAAAAACTGTATCGGCAAAGACCTTAAATTCACACATCACAAGCCATCAGGATGCATTGCGCTGCAATACATGCAAAACAAAGTTTATAAACCAGCGAAGCTTCAAACTTCATAAGAACAGTTGCGCTAAAGACGATCATGCATAg
- the LOC128301352 gene encoding uncharacterized protein LOC128301352 isoform X2, with amino-acid sequence MKDDVCRLCLAVLDPEDSGCSVLNDRFRQALDNVFTFEISADKDLPVNTCKQCSWNVFDFQSYSELVKKNQEILEKGLPRNDQNESTTEEITVVNGMGDTNQNNVTNDSEPFNSSQPEEKHPVDTNITPIGNELSLDDVKVAYEIHPDHESSTMLEQDAGKPYSDMVCEEYVITPCEAEENSNHTIMESALEKNILPTRVRFADEDKNDISDSDEPSQKKNKISTPGCAAARDIVRRNNLVDDLYNASSNVHKEVMRVLNDRDNEMHPCAQCEKKFASKWQLDYHKQEHMIIKCPFCRKTVSAKTLNSHITSHQDALRCNTCKTKFINQRSFKLHKNSCAKDDHA; translated from the exons ATGAAGGATGATGTTTGCAGACTTTGTTTGGCTGTTTTGGATCCTGAGGATAGTGGCTGCTCAGTGTTAAACGATAGGTTCCGGCAGGCTCTTGATAATGTTTTCACATTTGAG ATAAGTGCCGACAAGGATTTGCCCGTAAACACTTGTAAACAATGTTCATGGAACGTATTCGACTTTCAAAGCTACAGcgagttagttaaaaaaaatcaggaaATACTCGAAAAGGGACTTCCACGGAATGACCAAAACGAATCAACCACAGAAGAGATTACTGTAGTTAACGGCATGGGCGATACAAATCAAAATAATGTTACAAATGACTCCGAACCATTCAACTCATCTCAACCGGAAGAGAAACATCCAGTTGACACCAACATTACACCTATAGGCAATGAGCTTTCTTTGGATGATGTGAAAGTAGCGTATGAAATACATCCAGATCATGAAAGTTCAACAATGCTAGAACAAGATGCTGGTAAACCGTATTCAGATATGGTTTGTGAAGAATACGTAATCACTCCGTGTGAAGCGGAGGAGAACTCAAACCACACAATAATGGAATCAGCCCTCGAAAAGAATATCCTCCCGACTAGGGTTCGATTTGCAGACGAGGATAAAAACGACATTTCTGACTCTGATGAACCTTCccagaagaagaataaaataagCACACCAGGATGTGCAGCTGCACGGGACATTGTGAGGAGGAACAATTTAGTGGATGATTTATATAACGCATCATCAAACGTTCACAAAGAGGTCATGCGCGTTTTAAACGATCGAGACAATGAAATGCACCCTTGTGCACAATGCGAGAAAAAGTTTGCATCCAAATGGCAGTTAGATTATCATAAGCAAGAACACATGATTATAAAATGCCCATTTTGCCGAAAAACTGTATCGGCAAAGACCTTAAATTCACACATCACAAGCCATCAGGATGCATTGCGCTGCAATACATGCAAAACAAAGTTTATAAACCAGCGAAGCTTCAAACTTCATAAGAACAGTTGCGCTAAAGACGATCATGCATAg
- the LOC128301351 gene encoding Fanconi anemia group I protein, translating to MPPNLASAVIKFGQKRQHDELKEMLEKMQSSQLIDMIVSNIDSIDGYTLWHFTLLGLAHSERSARKRFELVMAVLQHLNVVELTTKQMFDLVARFLTDLPSLTPEQLVEICELCIESIRAGDPKCITWKHLLPQTILQLSASSARFNANGMLLTGTEYRQKLLEEIFKMKLQLVILTPLCGMFRDLTLSKDETSIFVTKISDNLKNIEPLELPPLAYQLLHVCLKYPSLLVIPLMALQKYFHKNYYKKLLSTENSDTTDFDSIDRYSDSEIREAEETILFHLSNVVEFRIDETQTVAMFKPFQNNPEVLLTPFLVGALLAMSKINRQPDTTDVVASPIMAFLIKLIAISEKEREMCTQSAWCRGRIEPSAIARIDQLFSTLTENSQEGKEVVTPGLINFAFALLLAKKQTKLHGIAINFFQLFIKRRFIFGNGIIAKIKKYLFADLEETQFNTCLTTLSLTNALTVSECTNTIQFIMDYLLLINGTHAMRFMAFIFPLLRISHTIRDRYIEVLRKAMYNGETSTRIMGVFGFCSLLKQLKNNNSRRSIMGSGAGNYTQLTISGMSLLSQAAYGSPNNPNVHFDMLTLEIMGMLRKCFTQTLEVREMLYEALGRAVEFNTQLLPHVLQFIDWHFESFFGENPKESFRVDFEKCVRYKGEPSEDDLSDEQRSVVVYDNVGRLTAFMVHCVVLCDMHDIQHDTSAVKNTLQLIVERIDNLSTKDMGILGTLDTKTVVVAAQYLNTLEATMTYCAWKTEPDNILLRDFVRLFKHHQHCVENFKKMEPKKGNKKNNTEGSMNASTLTGFGKSGKSFKPENIWDLATIERILKISLDTMTNYAKEEDLKLFRGNRDLQQYILKIACQKMEDLRSLPDYWQVNHSKRIFGHLAECTKLVYDRCIKQTTELTENGGLFVAQAAVECFRQGLTSAVELYERKFNDFLQLICCTIGPSFKQEILVQLQMIVEWYFKDGNEPDSVGDKIVVGLLQCLELLYKSQVLTQDHLTQGYEWMQNFCINTKLKQKSFAIIHRLLFDLRMRTQTGAYFDSIAMRLELKFGQIAAEETNPLFYFKSITSATAEPTFQCLCAIFRQQLEEIEHLILRSNSLMIRLKVFGLDDTDEASQLLKSIERSICSQLVHILGSLTHLCNANLPLGSTMDTLIKLLLSVYGCLANLSKHFLARHAIVPIAYDVTKFNLVVKSSKPLASKIYDLIPFVEENIIGQDEGEEPASSTKAKSNRDKVLRQTKMIPKLVFRIETYNKIVTQLSKKTKKDLTYLLHMGTVRDFRIKTSALVEAIQRTISDRTNPGEVTDEEEMEPQLDRNEDDDDEENIDRTASSNRSEVTGAVMESRANKSTLSSEALVLKNLARLNERTRKAAKKRAFENVRDVEETPVANKKSKATKKKGTTVSKINKRVLEELDAAKDVQNEVPKSDVQDQPVTRTRTLGLPRRSARRSNME from the exons ATGCCGCCAAATCTTGCCTCTGCCGTGATTAAGTTTGGCCAAAAACGACAGCACGATGAGTTGAAGGAAATGCTAGAGAAAATGCAATCGTCGCAA CTTATCGACATGATTGTGTCGAATATTGATTCAATTGATGGTTACACGCTTTGGCACTTCACCCTGCTCGGATTAGCACACTCGGAACGAAGCGCTCGCAAACGGTTCGAGCTAGTCATGGCCGTGCTTCAGCATTTGAACGTTGTGGAgctcacaacaaaacaaatgtttgatttgGTTGCACGATTTTTGACCGACCTGCCGTCGCTTACCCCGGAGCAACTGGTAGAAATATGTGAACTATGCATTGAATCAATACGGGCCGGTGACCCGAAATGTATTACCTGGAAACATTTGCTACCCCAAACGATTCTTCAATTGTCTGCCAGTTCCGCAAGATTTAACGCCAATGGTATGCTTCTGACAGGAACAGAATATCGCCAGAAGCTGTTGgaggaaatatttaaaatgaagCTACAGCTAGTCATTCTCACACCGTTGTGTGGAATGTTTCGAGATTTAACACTATCTAAAGATGAAACTAGCATCTTTGTAACGAAAATATCGGACAATCTGAAAAACATCGAACCGTTAGAGCTTCCTCCACTGGCTTACCAGTTGTTGCACGTTTGTTTAAAGTATCCTAGCCTGTTGGTGATTCCTTTGATGGCGCTACAGAAATATTTCCATAAGAATTACTACAAGAAGCTGTTGTCGACTGAAAACAGTGATACCACTGATTTCGATAGTATTG atCGCTATTCCGACAGTGAGATTCGTGAAGCGGAAGAAACGATTCTGTTTCATCTATCGAATGTAGTCGAATTTCGAATCGATGAAACGCAAACTGTAGCCATGTTCAAACCTTTTCAAAATAACCCGGAAGTGTTGCTTACACCCTTTCTGGTCGGGGCGCTGCTTGCGATGAGCAAAATTAACCGACAGCCGGACACAACCGATGTCGTTGCATCCCCCATAATGGCATTTCTAATCAAGCTAATAGCAATCAGCGAGAAGGAGCGTGAAATGTGCACACAGTCTGCCTGGTGCCGAGGCCGTATTGAGCCATCGGCGATTGCACGTATCGATCAGCTGTTTAGCACACTGACGGAAAACAGTCAGGAGGGAAAGGAAGTTGTAACACCGGGTCTGATTAATTTCGCTTTCGCACTGCTGCTAGCtaagaagcaaacgaaattgCATGGGATAGCGATCAATTTCTTTCAACTATTCATCAAAAGACGTTTCATCTTTGGCAACGGTATTATCGCCAAAATCAAGAAGTATCTGTTTGCCGACCTGGAAGAAACACAGTTTAACACTTGCTTGACGACGCTAAGCTTGACCAATGCCTTAACCGTGTCTGAATGTACAAATACGATTCAGTTCATCATGGATTATCTACTGCTG ATAAATGGAACACATGCCATGCGGTTCATGGCATTCATATTTCCATTACTTCGCATTTCGCACACGATCCGCGATCGATACATCGAAGTATTGCGGAAGGCTATGTACAATGG CGAAACATCAACACGGATTATGGGTGTGTTTGGATTTTGTTCACTTCTGAAACAACTGAAAAATAACAATTCCCGACGCTCGATCATGGGCAGTGGCGCAGGAAATTACACGCAACTCACCATCTCTGGTATGTCGTTGTTGTCACAAGCCGCATATGGTTCTCCGAATAATCCGAACGTACATTTCGATATGTTAACGCTTGAAATAATGGGAATGTTGCGGAA ATGCTTTACCCAGACGCTTGAAGTGAGGGAAATGCTTTACGAAGCTCTCGGAAGAGCGGTAGAGTTTAATACCCAGCTATTGCCGCACGTATTGCAGTTCATCGATTGGCACTTTGAAAGCTTCTTCGGCGAAAACCCGAAAGAATCTTTCCGAGTTGATTTCGAAAAGTGTGTCCGTTACAAGGGTGAACCGAGCGAGGACGACTTATCGGATGAACAGCGATCCGTAGTGGTGTATGACAATGTCGGACGACTGACAGCGTTTATGGTGCATTGTGTGGTACTTTGCGACATGCACGATATTCAGCACGATACCAGTGCGGTTAAAAATACGTTACAACTTATCGTCGAACGGATTGACAATCTCAGCACAAAAGATATGGGAATA CTTGGTACACTGGATACAAAGACTGTGGTTGTTGCTGCACAATACTTAAATACGCTAGAGGCTACCATGACGTATTGCGCTTGGAAAACGGAGCCGGACAATATCTTGCTGCGTGATTTTGTACGCTTGTTTAAACATCATCAGCATTGTGTTGAGAATTTTAAG AAAATGGaaccgaaaaaaggaaacaaaaagaataacACTGAAGGCTCGATGAATGCTTCCACGTTAACAGGATTCGGAAAGTCCGGAAAATCCTTTAAACCAGAAAACATATGGGACTTGGCCACTATTGAAAGAATTTTGAAGATTTCACTCGA TACCATGACAAATTATGCCAAAGAGGAAGATCTTAAACTATTCCGCGGAAATCGAGATCTTCAGCAGTACATACTTAAAATTGCCTGTCAAAAAATGGAAGATTTACGTTCGCTTCCCGATTACTGGCAGGTGAATCACAGCAAGCGTATATTTGGCCATTTGGCCGAGTGCACCAAGCTAGTGTACGATCGATGCATAAAGCAAACGACCGAGTTGACCGAAAACGGTGGTCTTTTCGTTGCACAGGCTGCTGTCGAATGTTTCCGACAGGGTTTAACATCGGCAGTCGAATTGTATGAGCGAAAGTTTAACGATTTTCTACAACTGATAT GTTGTACAATTGGACCATCGTTTAAGCAGGAAAtactggtgcaactgcaaatgaTCGTGGAATGGTACTTTAAAGACGGGAATGAGCCTGATTCGGTTGGAGATAAAATCGTGGTGGGGCTGCTACAATGTTTGGAACTGCTTTATAAATCGCAAGTCCTCACTCAAGACCATTTGACGCAGGGTTACGAATGGATGCAGAACTTTTGTATCAACACCAAGCTAAAGCAAAAATCGTTCGCCATCATACATCGTCTGTTGTTCGATTTGCGCATGCGCACTCAAACGGGAGCTTATTTTGATTCTATAGCAATGCGATTGGAGTTAAAATTTGGCCAAATTGCGGCGGAAGAAACGAATCCACTATTTTACTTTAAATCGATTACTTCCGCTACAGCAGAACCGACATTTCAATGTTTATGTGCGATCTTCCGACAGCAGTTAGAGGAAATCGAACATTTGATTTTGCGTAGTAATAGTCTTATGATACGTTTGAAAGTGTTTGGATTAGATGATACAGATGAGG CTTCACAGTTGCTGAAGTCAATCGAACGATCAATTTGCTCGCAATTGGTACATATTCTTGGTTCCTTAACGCATTTGTGCAACGCTAATCTGCCACTCGGATCGACGATGGATACGCTAATCAAACTGTTGCTTTCGGTCTACGGATGTCTTGCAAATTTAAGCAAGCACTTTTTGGCCCGCCATGCAATCGTTCCGATCGCCTATGACGTTACAAA ATTCAATTTGGTTGTAAAATCATCAAAACCACTTGCATCTAAAATTTACGATCTTATACCGTTTGTTGAGGAGAATATTATCGGTCAAGATGAAGGAGAGGAACCAGCAAGTTCGACGAAAGCGAAATCCAACCGCGATAAAGTGCTACGCCAGACGAAAATGATTCCAAAGCTTGTATTCCGCATCGAGACGTACAACAAGATCGTTACGCAGTTGAGCAAAAAAACTAAGAAAGATTTAACCTATCTGTTACACATGGGAACGGTGCGAGACTTTCGTATCAAGACATCAGCCTTGGTGGAAGCGATTCAGAGAACAATCAGTGATAGAACAAATCCGGGAGAAGTGACTGACGAGGAAGAAATGGAACCCCAGCTGGATCGCAATgaggacgatgacgatgaagaAAACATCGATCGTACGGCTTCTTCTAATCGTTCCGAAGTTACCGGTGCCGTCATGGAATCGAGagcaaacaaatcaacccTGAGCTCGGAAGCGTTGGTGCTGAAAAATTTAGCTCGTTTGAATGAACGTACTAGAAAAGCGGCGAAAAAACGAGCATTTGAAAATGTGAGAGATGTTGAAGAGACACCggtggcaaataaaaaatccaaGGCCACCAAAAAGAAAGGAACTACTGTctctaaaataaacaaacgcgTGCTGGAAGAGCTAGACGCCGCGAAGGATGTGCAAAATGAGGTACCAAAATCAGATGTTCAAGATCAGCCGGTAACGCGTACACGTACGCTAGGATTGCCAAGACGAAGTGCAAGAAGGAGTAACatggagtga